The following DNA comes from Pleuronectes platessa chromosome 9, fPlePla1.1, whole genome shotgun sequence.
CCATCGCTGTTAAGAACAGCTGTAGCTGTGGTGTAGGACAGAGACACCAGATTcttcccctgctcctcctgaacacacacacacacacacacacacacacacacaaacacacatagatatGAATACACACTTGTATATGGGGGTTGTGAGAAAGGTGTGGTGAGGCTGTGGAACGCTGCGGTCACACATGGGATCCATTTACAAAGATGCTGATTTTCTATTTAACAATTTTATGATCCTCTGATAGGACgaggtgtctgtgtgcgtgtgtgtgtgtgtgtgtgtgtgtgtgtgtgtgtgtgtgtgtgtgtgtgtactcactgtGTGTAAATCCAGCGGCAGCACATATCGTCTGATCTCGGGCTGAGGAGCTTTCATCGCTGCTTTTttcacctcctcccactcctgCCTCAGGTTGGCCAGGTACAGGTAGTCATACACAAAGTCATACCtgcacagagagggggagggggggggggttacaatgactacacacaaagcacaaacacacacacacagagagacacacacagggtcgGACTCACCCTTTCCACGTGCAGAGGTCCACCACGATGAAGCCCTCGTCCTCGTAGGCGTTGATATGGTGGAAGATGTTGAAAGCGGATGTTCTGAACTTGTGGCTGCTCATGTGACCGGCTGGGTCTCTGGTGGCCAGGTGGAACCAGGTCTACAGACACATGGACGTGTGTGAACATACATGTGAGGTCTAGTGTAACATGCACTTCTCTTCAGACACCAGAGGAGGGTTAACACTTTCTAAATGAACGTCCAGACTGACAGATTCAAAGAAGATGACGACATTTGTAAAATGAGTAAAAAAGTTTTTACTGAGTCTAAACATTAAAACCATGATGCCTGCTACTTCCATCTTTAATTGACCTACAGCTGTGGACAGATTGTAAGACAATGAGCGTCAGGACacagagacattttattttgtttgtgtttgtggtacttaagtgtctttgtctcttttgcTGTCATTCTTGTctatttgtggtcattttgtgtctctttctggTAATTGTATGTCTCTTTGCGGTCACTTTGTGTGTCTATATGCTCATTTTGGTCCCTTAGTgctcattttgtgtctctttgcagtcactttgtgtttctctatagtcactttgtgtctctttgcTGTCAttcttgtctctttgtggtcattttgtgtttctctattgtcattttgtgtctctttgtggtcactTTGTATTTCTTTATGGTCACTTTGTGTCTCAGATTTCATTCAggtcactcccccccccccccccccccccgtgccggCCCCTGCCTACCCCCATGGTCTCGTTGGACTCGAAGCAGTCCATGTACGAGGCTCCTCTGATGCTCCAAGCCGACAGGAACTTGAGCAGGTTGATTTTCACCGGCTgctccacaaacacaaagtagttGTCCGTCAAACCGAAGCTGCAGACCCACAACCACacggacagaagaagaagaacgcgTGTCTTATTAATGTAAagtgtcacagagagagagagagagagagagagagagagagagagagagagagagagagagagagagagagagagagagagagagaaagaaagagagaggctgtTTATCagtgtgttgatgatgatggatgacaGGTACCTGTGAAAGTAGGAGGGCTTTAACCTCTCGCTGCTGGGCAGTTGAACCACCACCTCTGATCTCTCTATGGGATCTGACTTGTctggaaacacagagtcagTGAGAAGGAAACGTTAATAATTAATAAGTTAATTAGAGTCGCCTGTTTCTTCTCCACTCAACAAAATGGGTCCATTGAGTATCAGGAGCTTTTGAAGGTATCACACAATCGTAATATATATCTCTTATGAGATTCTCCCTTTtcttattcaattcaatttctcGATCTCATACTAAATTATATCTTTgttcattcttttcttttctgtcattCTTTCTTTGTGTCCCTTTTCTGTTTCTATCTTTTCACTATTCATCAATGATGCACCCATTTTTGATATTTAAGGTTGATTCACTAATAAAAGTCAAAAGAAAATCAATTCCATCTCCTCCTGGGACCTTCAGTGTGGTTCTCTCACCGCTCTGCGCAGGCGGGATCTTCACGATGTTATAAGCCAGACTCATGTTCTTTCCAAAGCAGTTTCCCATGTTGTAGATGGATCCGTCGGAGTCGGTGTGGGGGTGCGCCGTCACCCCGTTCACCGACAGGTACTTACACAGGTCCACCTGAtggagacacaacacaggggaTGAATGAGAAGAGAATCCGACAGGTGGAGGGTCCCTGACATGAGTTCACCAAAAACTGATCacatcatattttcatattctatacataataaaaaatctgtacATAACTATAAAAAATGTTTCCATTCCATCTATTTCTATATAtagtgaaaacaaataaaaccaggTTTTTAAGGTAATTATTTGCTTTTAAGGCTTAACTCTTAACTTCATATTTACATGTgaaataaatgttcaaatgaaatgaaattataattttttattaatttcaacaGTCTTTTCTTCTATCGTTATTTTAATAgtaatttaagatttaagaacAATccttttatagatttttttttttttttagctgctattggttttacatttttcatgtaaCAAACATTGAGCtgcattttattctgaaaaataaataataagaagaagaacaacaacaacaacaacaacaagtaaaAGGGGGAAAATtacaaaagtagaaaagaaaaaggtacAGAAATAGAAAAACTTAACGatattggggaaattaaaaaagtAGCCTGTCAGCTCTCACCTTCTTCAGCGTCTCCAGCGAATCAGGGTCGACCTTGGTGATGAAGTTTGACTCTGTGACGGCGTAGAAGTCTTCACCGATTGGATAAACGTTCACCATACAGTTATCAGTCACTTCAATGCCTCTGAAGTAGGTGAAGAATCTGAACAGAAGATTGTCTATGAGcaaatctgtgtaaaaataaCACTGTGAGCAAACTGGACTTATTATACAATGTGAACTTTACAGCATAGGCAGAATACaaaacttaaatatatatatatatatatatttatactacAATTATACTGTTCACAGACTgagggacaggaagtgatgaaagaATCTGCCCACTATCATCACCACTCATCATAAACACTTTACATCTTGTTAGTGGCTTCAGGGTGGACCTTCCTCCTGGTGGTGTTACCTGGAGAAGATGTTCTTACAGGGGTCGGGATACGCTGCTGTACCGAACTCTGTGATGACCACTCTGTTTTCAGCCATAGCACGAACGTACGCGTCTGTCCTGAGGAACCTGAGCACAAACAGAGAACTGCTGCATCAGGCATCTCTTCTGCTCAGACATGTTATTTCACAGATTGTGAAACGTCTTGGTTCcaagaggatctgtgtctgattATCGTTTTTGTCTCTTCTAGCACTATTCCAGGTTTCAGGAATCTAGAGTCAGCGACTTTCTTCAGCTGCACTAACATGTGCAAACCTCTCTGTAACCACAGTGAATCAGAAAATTTGCAAATGGGCTGGGATCCGCATCTGgataataaaatacacaatggGACCCATGTGACAGATGTTTTGTTTATCAagtgagaagaagagaaatagTGAAAATGTGCATTTATCCCTCAAGAAATCCTGGACCCACGTCTATATCCAGCTCCACACTTAACAAACAACTTTTACGagaaagaaacatgtttaaagGTGTGTTAAtgtgctcttattttgaaaggtaaTGTATTCTTACTTCCGGTAGTAGGTCACCTGTCCGCCCTTCAGGTCAAACTTGTGCATCATGGCCTGTCCGTCAAACAGGTGGTTGAAAGGTTCCCCCCCGATCTCGAAAAGACCCGGACCCATCCTGAGGAGACTGCCCCCCAGCCATGATGGTAtcacccctgcacacacacacacacacacacacacacacacacacgcggtgTGTTCAATAAGGTAAAGAatgtgaacaaacaaacaaatgattattggattattattatttgtttaattatttcaaGTGTTGTTGTACAGTAtgactgtggctgtgtgtgtgtgttgttatatCTGAGCAtgcttgtgcgtgcgtgtgttgtgtatgtttagtttgtgtgtgcgtgtttgagtgtgtgtgtgtgtgtgtgtgtgtgtgtgtgtgtgtgtgtgtgcgtgtaccaGTGATCTTTGCAGGTATTGGCTCATTCAGCTCCTCCACCGTCTCAAAGATCTTCTTGTAGCCTGCAGCAGGATGCTCCACTCTGTagaggaaaacagaaacagagcagaaacagagaaactTGTTTTAAAGACACAGTTAAGTTAGTGGatctttgaatttgatgtgtgCAGGAACCGATCGGTGCAGATCAATGCTCAGCTGAGATAGAAAGTTCAGTCTAAACCTTGAAGACAACACAAGATTTTGATTACATCACAGGTAACTTTGTTATGATGTAATTGGAGCTGTGGTAATTTAAGTTGTGGTTTAGTCTAGTTTATTGTTTTAAGTAGTTGCTCCTTAAACAACGAGCATATCTACTCAACAGCCGATTAAATATTGGTGTAAAATGGTAAATACTTGTCTGCAGGATTTTGGAAATCAGTTTTAGTTCAGTCCAGTATACAAAACTCCAACGAAACTAAAACAGCTGAAACTCTTTCTCACTGctgcatttaaaaataactttttctgGAATTTTGTTCCATAACTCAGAGTTTAGTTCGGTTTCTCGTCGCTTTGCAGAGAAGAGATGAAGCAGAGGAATCCCTGCACGTCTCTGAATCTCTGAatctctgaaaacacaacaactggaAGCTGCTTCCCTCTTACTTCATCCTCTTGGAAACAAAGACATATGAATCTTGCAAAGCTGTTTTTAAAACCGGACGCAGGTTTGGAGAGAAGCAAAGGGAAGGTTTGACTCACCGCCCGGCCATGCTGCTGCTTGCTCCTCACTCTcaggagaaactctggtttGCATTTAAACCAGCCACAGATGTCCTGCGGTGAGAGATGGAAACTGAGCCCcctgctctctttctcctcccatCCATCAATTTCCTCCTCCCCTTTTCCATCCTTTCTCGCTGCCTCTCCTTGGTTCACTCCTTTCATGCCCTTTGCTcccttttcttccccccccccccccccccccccttcctcctctcctaccccccctcctcctccagaacAGGCCAGCTTTGTCTCCCCTTCCTTTCAGTGGTCTGGCCCTCAGCCTCATGCAGAATGTTCTCCGGGCCCCGGAACAACATCTTTGTAAACCTGGGAACACGAACGCAGGGCGACCTGCCAGCGATGTGGGTCAAACCAATAAAGTTGGCCTTTAAAAGCGGCGTGCTGGTGCTGTCTGAGCGGCGATGTCCGTGTAGAAGGAATCCTGTCTAATTAGTTCCAGACCGCTTCTAGAAACACTTCAACTATTTTAATTGGCTGCGTCTGGAGGGAGCTGCACGGgaaagggggggagagaggccTCTGTCATTTTGATGGATGAAGGATGGATGCTGAATGGACGGATGACAGCGTGACTTTAAAACAAATGGTTTTATTAATACGTTAAAAAGAGACGTGATCTGTCATCTAGTGTCATTCCAGGTTGTTAGGATCAGGTTGAAAACACGTGCAGCAGAAATGAAATGTTAAGTTCACCCATGAATCTGGTTTGAGTTGAACAAACACAGGCCGAAGAATTTGTCACTTTGAGAACTTATAAGATGCAAAGATTGACTTCAGGAAATAATAGAAATGTTATCGGTactatttaatttcatttatgtaAAGTATTCAGTAGTGTGTTGTTTTTAGCTGCATGAGCAACTCGTGGCTCTATGCAATGGGCCATAACTTAATCTggtctaaataaaaaaatagaccaaatcaataaaatcaaattgtaaataaacattcaCAACTTTCTAAACTTGCACTATATTGTAAACAAGTCTTAAAGTGTAATGGTCACATGAATTGAACTTTTAGAAACTTCAACCCATGTTGGTGAGTGTTTAGTAAAGTTCTCTGTTAAGTCTTTTATAGCTTTAATGTTGAGGTTTGGAATTAtaagcacaaaaaaaacctgaatCTGAAAAGATTGCTGTTGATTAATATCTGCGAGACAACCGTCACTTTCTTGAGTTAGTTTCCAGAGTTgggtaaaaaaacatgttaacaCCAGTTAAACATTCAGTTCCTGTATATAAAAGTGTAGCTGTTACTGGGAcgagcaaatatatatatatatatatatatatatatattataccaGATGAAAAGAGGACAAAGTCGTATAAATAGGAACAGGTTTATTTCCAAAGACTTTGCATAGTAAACAATGAGGAAGAGTAAAACATACCATTCCTCTGTAAAAGGTCTTCATCAAAAACACTGACGAGTGTGTACATGGTTACATCTGAGGTAAAGACAGACACATACCAGGGTCGAACAAATACTTCATATAgaataagagaaaataaaactaaaccttttgagtcTTTTCCTCAGACACTTGACGAATTAAAACCCAATCGACATCAGCTCCGCTCATTATGAGCAGCACGTACAGCTCAAGGCCGTGTTTAAGGAGACTATTAGCcattaaatatgtataaattaACCGTTATGATGATTGACATTAGCTCACTGGTcatttcacaacacaaacccaGTGCAAAACATCGCTCTGTCCAATAAACAGAAGCCGGGAAGTACTCCAGACAAAACACGgaaatacaggacaaaatgagCGAGGGGGGTCTGAtataaaaataatcaagaataggagaatttgaaaatctaaaaaaaatccCTTCTGTGGTACAACTTTAAAATTCTATAATTGCTAAAAACATACAAGGCCACTAAAGTTAGAATAGAAAAAGTAAACCGTAGGAAGCGAAAGATAAGAACGACAAAACTAAATCTGAGAGAAAAACGATGTTAAAAGTCTAACGAGCATTTCAGATAAAACTTGAGGATCTATGTTTGGTGTAAATACGACCAAATTACACTTCATACGTTAGCGCTGTTCACAATGACATCATCATATAAATTAATCTAAAATCTAGGTTTTCCCACGTGTACCAGTGATCCCAGACTTGTATATTTTTCCCAAAATGTACActgatcacacaaacactgaacacacacacactggacacacacacaaacacaaactgaaaacacacacacacactgaagacacacacacactgagcacacaCACCTTTGTAGATTCTCCTCCAGCCACATAGCTGAGACCCAACAACACTAACAGAGTTCCAATGTAACGACAAACAGTTAACGGCTGCtcagaggagcgggggggggggggggggggggggggggggggggggggtttcagcaGTTCAGCATCAGTTCAGTTCTCATGCAGCACGACCGTGGTGTTGACCGTTAGCTTCCTACGCTGTTGACTCCTGGTGAAGTTTAGTTCCTGATGCTGAAAGGTTTGGTTTTCTTGATGTTGAGCAGGGCGGGTTTAATCTTTGGCTTGTTGTCGGTCTTGTTCTCGCGGCCGGGGGCGGGGCACCGGTGACTGTAGATGTCTGGGTACTGCTTCTGGAACTAAGAGGAAACAAAACTCATGTTCAAGAGAATAAAATGAGGACTTTTCTGTGTCTGGATCGACTCTTCAaggaggtttttttcttttacctgcTTCAGTTTCTTGCGTCTGTCCTTCTCACTGATGTTTTGGTCGGTCAGCAGGATCTCCAGTAAATCCTCCATGGCCTTCCGGGACGACGCCTGCTTCTGCTGCTCGAACTCGGCTCCGCTGATCTGACGGCAGAACGCGAACACAGGCACCGGGATGCTGACCACATCGCTGCTGTCCACATTAAAGCCAGTGTCGATGGGGACCTGGGGTCAGTGAAaagcatcagcatcatcatcatcatcatcatcatcatcatcatcatgtagGCCTGTGTTGATTTACTGGAAATTCAGATGCAGCAGATGAAGTctgtgatggcagattttatatttagttatgtttcatgcaaggaatgacagttatagatgggaatgttattctgatatgtatttctgtgtgtttaagacTGAAAACATGTGGGGTCAGCTTGGCAGACTCAGATGTGGATTCGTTTGTGCCTCTGATGAAACAAAAGGTCTTAACAGCAGGGTCCATCCTACTGTCTGCGATAGAGTGCATAGGTGTTACAGTCAGAGACAGGGGTCTCTGGGAAAACAGGTTTTAACACTTGGAGTCTAAGCAGATGCCTGATGTTGATGTGTAGTGAGACCTTCGAAGGGGTCcttcattcagattggaggtgaccaaatctaagcctgaagacaacacgcagagaactgattggataaacattctacctctgtgaaaggagggacttatttagtataaatcaaatgtgattccattgttctgtgccattgaccccagtctgactaagtgacagggtgctctggtccctagctgcagctaggtagaattgtatgaaccagaattgataattgtctttggtgtgaaatgtaataaaatgttccattacatTTGGCGATTGTCGGCAGAGGCCATCATATAGTGAACTCTGGCTCTTGGAGCTGACGGTAAGTAACTGCATCGGGGCAGTACGTCTCGGACTAAACCTTCATTTTACAGAGGGCCTGATGTCCTGAGAGCGAGGAGTACTCACTAAGATGACCGAAAGAACCGAGGGGGATTGGCAAGCAATTTCGTTCTGGTGAGTAAAATTCTGATTTCGAAAAATAAACTAGGTTTATAAGGGTTAAGAGATTCACTCATTTGTCAAAGTGAGGAGCAGACGTGCTTACATAGCAAGGTTTTGGAAACCGGTGTAGAATCCAAGAAGCTTCAGGGTTTGGAACCAATAAAAGTTAACTGGGTTTAACAAAGTCAGGGTTTAGaaccactgcaaaaaaaaacaaaagaacaagtAAACTGGGTTTAACAAAGTCAGGGTTTAGaaccactgcaaaaaaaaacaaagctcaaCTGAGTCAAACgaaatagatatagatatatggagtgtttattaatttaaacacaACTTTAAGATTGAGCTCTGACGTCGAGTTTCATGATAATTATAACTATTTTCATAAAATAGTAATAGCATTCTCAAGTATTTAGTACCTGGAGGCGTATAACtggagagaagtgtgtgtgtagagatttGAATGATATTTCTCTAAAGGTATTAGGATGCACTAAGGGTATTTTTTCTCATTGTCTCTTACGggagtgttttttttagattGGTTGAAGGTATAAGGTTACTATAAACGTTACACAAGTGTTGCTGGTTTGATTACGAGTGTCTGTACAAGTAACCTGTAAGATTTGATGAGACCAGTCTGAGAATTTACAGctgacaaagaaaaagagaggagtgagaggagtTCTTGAAATTCTCAACACTGGAGCAAGGTGAGTATATTTTTAAGTATATTTGGGATATAAGTAGGCTTTTTAAAGAATAATAacagaaggaaaaaggaaatagCCTAAAACAAACTGGTAAAGTGCTGTGAGGAAACAGGGCTGACTTGGACAAAAGCGTTGCCTGTTGTTTTAATGTACATGAGATCCAGGGTGAGAAGTAAAAATGGTTTGAGTCCATATGAGATTCTCTTTGCGCGTCCAATGGAGACAGTAATCGGTCCTGTTAAAAGGCAGCATCCTCAGACCAGTCAATGTGAAGATGAAATGTTGCGATATTGTGTAAAtctttcctctgttctctttgATATCCACAGACAGTTGTAGAGGAGAAGGTGAGCATGCCTTCAGTTTCCACCATTTTACATGTGAAAGATGTGCAAATTTTTCAGAGACGCTGAAAATGGCACAAATAACAGCTTGGAGATGCCAAGCCCGtggaagagggagacaaagaggacgaggacgaggaagaaTTGAAGATTGTTTCAAATGTGGGAAGAATGGACACTGGGCGAGAGAATGCCCAGAGAATCGTCACAAATAGTGCGACTAACCAGCATTTGAGCTGGGGACAACAAGTCTTCATCAGGAACAGACTATGAGATGAGATGGAGAGGTTCAACAAAAACTTCATCTAAGATAAACCAAGGGAGGCAAAGCTTCAAACATGTCTCAGAGCTATGGTAGCTGCTGAGAGAACTGTTATATGTGATGTGTGATATGTGATACTTTGAAATAAGACTTTACTAGTGTCATATGCTGTAACAATGATATTGCTTGAGAAAAAATGATCACTTTTCAACAGCTAGGTGGTTCAGCTAGGATACAGTATTGTTTTTTAGATGATAGACATTACTATTACAGATAGAAAGTGTTTAACTAGGAAACTCTTAGCTACATCAGTAGAAGAGGTTTTAGACTAAACTAAAGCTTTTCTCCTGAATTAGGATTTAAATGGTAATCAAGCTGATAAATGTAAACGTGAAGTGTTTTGTGACTGTTTCAGCTTCAAAGGTTTCAGCAGTGTGATAACAAAGTGGGTTACGACTGTGGGACACAGAGGAAATCAACCCCCTTCACATTATATGCATTGACCAAAGAGATGCAAATATGCTAGAGACGAGAGTGTCAAGATTTACACTGACAGCAGGTCTGCATGTGATCGGGGGGCTGAATAGACATTCATGAACTTAAATTTCAcaccattgtttttgtttgactgaAGTACTTGTGTTAAGCAAACAGTTTGCAGGCTGCAGAGAACAAGGAGCACGTTTGAAGATTTGAATATTGACATTTGATATGGCTTATAGAAGCTGTAAGCAAAGTTACATAGGAACTTAAATTTTTTTAGAATTTAGACTTAATACATTTAGGAATTAAGTAGTCTTGATTAACAAGAGTTTATTTGGTTGTTGATGAGTTTAAATGTGGGTCATAAAGATGATTTTGATAGTTTCATTTTGAATATGTTTCTTCATTAG
Coding sequences within:
- the LOC128448550 gene encoding retinal Mueller cells isomerohydrolase → MAGRVEHPAAGYKKIFETVEELNEPIPAKITGVIPSWLGGSLLRMGPGLFEIGGEPFNHLFDGQAMMHKFDLKGGQVTYYRKFLRTDAYVRAMAENRVVITEFGTAAYPDPCKNIFSRFFTYFRGIEVTDNCMVNVYPIGEDFYAVTESNFITKVDPDSLETLKKVDLCKYLSVNGVTAHPHTDSDGSIYNMGNCFGKNMSLAYNIVKIPPAQSDKSDPIERSEVVVQLPSSERLKPSYFHSFGLTDNYFVFVEQPVKINLLKFLSAWSIRGASYMDCFESNETMGTWFHLATRDPAGHMSSHKFRTSAFNIFHHINAYEDEGFIVVDLCTWKGYDFVYDYLYLANLRQEWEEVKKAAMKAPQPEIRRYVLPLDLHTEEQGKNLVSLSYTTATAVLNSDGTIWLEPEVLFSVPRLGFEFPQINYSLCRGKKYSFAYGLGLNHFIPDRIIKLNVQTKETWLWQEEDCYPSEPLFVQTPGATQEDDGVLLSIVVKPGAERPGLLLVLDAMNLTELARAEVDIMIPVTLHGMYRPGPQLSSSSSSSSEEDT